In one window of Opitutus sp. GAS368 DNA:
- a CDS encoding D-2-hydroxyacid dehydrogenase, producing MSKTIWTNHGFRPEALDLFKQELAAGGHRLVHSPKSSASVLAAGASDPTMAEADVAFGQPDVADTMRLAKLRYVALTTAGYTRYDTPEFRAAMTSRGTLVTSSSQVFADPCAQQMLAAMLALARNLPAQLRNQDGPREWRYLEDRFTATVLTGQSVLLLGFGAIGRRLADLLAPFGGQVTAYRRTPRGDEGVKIVTDAGLSAALAAADHVVNLLPDSPATKLLMNAARFAAMKHGARFYNVGRGTTVDQDALIAALKSGQVGAAYLDVMEPEPLPPAHPLWSAPNCFITCHLGGGTGDQDVKLVRQFLENLRRFEKNELLIDQII from the coding sequence ATGAGCAAGACGATCTGGACCAACCACGGCTTCCGCCCCGAGGCCCTCGACCTGTTCAAGCAGGAACTCGCGGCCGGCGGACACCGGCTCGTCCATTCCCCGAAATCCTCGGCCTCGGTGCTGGCCGCAGGAGCGTCGGACCCGACGATGGCGGAAGCCGACGTCGCCTTCGGCCAGCCGGATGTCGCCGACACCATGCGGCTGGCGAAGCTGCGCTACGTGGCGCTGACCACCGCCGGCTACACGCGCTACGACACGCCGGAATTCCGCGCGGCCATGACCAGCCGCGGCACGCTGGTGACCAGTTCCTCGCAGGTGTTCGCCGACCCGTGCGCCCAGCAGATGCTCGCCGCCATGCTCGCGCTCGCCCGCAACCTGCCGGCGCAGCTGCGCAACCAGGACGGCCCGCGCGAGTGGCGGTACCTGGAGGACCGCTTCACCGCCACCGTGCTCACCGGCCAGAGCGTGCTGCTCCTCGGCTTCGGCGCCATCGGCCGGCGCCTGGCCGACCTGCTCGCGCCGTTCGGCGGCCAGGTGACGGCTTACCGCCGCACGCCGCGCGGCGACGAGGGCGTCAAAATTGTGACCGATGCCGGCCTGTCCGCCGCGCTCGCGGCGGCCGACCACGTCGTGAACCTGCTGCCGGACTCACCGGCGACAAAGCTGCTCATGAACGCGGCGCGTTTCGCCGCCATGAAGCACGGGGCGCGCTTCTACAACGTCGGTCGCGGCACCACGGTGGACCAGGACGCGCTCATCGCCGCGCTCAAATCCGGCCAGGTCGGCGCGGCCTACCTCGACGTGATGGAGCCCGAGCCGCTGCCCCCGGCACATCCGCTATGGTCGGCGCCGAACTGTTTCATCACCTGCCATCTCGGCGGCGGCACCGGCGACCAGGACGTGAAGCTCGTCCGTCAGTTCCTGGAAAACCTCCGCCGTTTTGAGAAAAACGAACTGCTGATCGACCAGATTATTTGA
- a CDS encoding M13 family metallopeptidase: protein MKHPRLLLAALGLATVASLVAADPAKPVAPRFSPGNMDPTVDPRKDFAHFAWGAWAKANPIPADKSRWGAFNELDQYNQTALKGILESAAAKSHEPGSIEQKVGDFYASAMDTAAIDAAGLKPIATDLAQVAAIASPADLARTVADLHNQQVAVLFNLGVAPDEKNSVLNVLQANQGGLSLPSKEYYFAPQYEKQRTGFVAHVAKMFELAGDAPATAAGGAQTVFEVEKSLANNARTPIELRDSLANYNKMATADLVAKVPAFPFATYLAERGIGGPAAAGIIVGQPKFFEGLQEQLAARPLGDWKTYLRYRILRADAPFLAGPFENERFRFYGTELQGTPAQEPRWQRAARTVDGEIGEALGQLYVAQYYPPEAKARMEVMIHNIVAVMRDRLGQLEWMTPATRQKALAKFDRFYAKVGHPEKWRDYSTVKIVHGDYFANIRAANQFEDKRNLAKLGTKVDKTEWFMSPPTVNAYFDPTANNINFPAGILQPPFFDFTLDDAVNYGGIGAVIGHEITHGFDDQGRHYDGDGNLSEWWTDADAKEFQARAQKVIDQFDGYEVLPGVHVKGALTLGENIADLGGVTLAYEALERSLVGKERKLIDGFTPEQRFFLAWAQVWRTNIRDAEQARRVNIDPHAPGWCRAIGPLVNFQPFYDAFNIKEGDPMWVPPEKRAKIW, encoded by the coding sequence ATGAAACATCCCCGCCTCCTCCTCGCCGCCCTCGGCCTTGCCACCGTGGCATCCCTCGTGGCCGCCGATCCCGCCAAACCCGTCGCGCCGCGCTTCAGCCCCGGCAACATGGATCCGACCGTCGACCCCCGCAAGGACTTCGCCCACTTCGCGTGGGGCGCCTGGGCGAAGGCCAACCCGATTCCCGCCGACAAGTCCCGCTGGGGCGCTTTCAACGAGCTCGACCAATACAACCAGACCGCGCTGAAGGGCATCCTTGAGAGCGCCGCCGCCAAGTCGCATGAACCCGGTTCGATCGAACAGAAGGTCGGTGATTTCTACGCCTCGGCCATGGACACCGCGGCCATCGATGCCGCCGGGCTCAAGCCCATCGCCACCGACCTCGCGCAGGTCGCGGCCATCGCCTCGCCGGCCGACCTGGCCCGGACCGTGGCGGACCTGCACAACCAGCAGGTCGCCGTCCTGTTCAACCTGGGTGTGGCGCCCGACGAGAAGAACAGCGTGTTGAACGTGTTGCAGGCCAACCAGGGCGGCCTGAGCCTCCCGAGCAAGGAATACTACTTCGCCCCGCAGTATGAAAAGCAGCGCACGGGCTTTGTAGCGCACGTCGCCAAGATGTTCGAGCTGGCCGGCGACGCGCCGGCGACCGCCGCCGGCGGCGCCCAGACCGTGTTCGAGGTGGAAAAGTCCCTCGCCAACAATGCGCGCACCCCGATCGAGCTGCGTGATTCGCTCGCCAACTACAACAAGATGGCCACCGCCGACCTCGTGGCCAAGGTGCCGGCGTTCCCCTTCGCCACCTACCTGGCGGAGCGCGGCATCGGCGGCCCGGCCGCCGCCGGGATCATCGTCGGCCAGCCGAAGTTCTTCGAGGGCCTGCAGGAGCAGCTGGCCGCCCGCCCGCTCGGCGACTGGAAGACCTACCTGCGCTACCGCATCCTCCGCGCCGACGCCCCCTTCCTCGCCGGGCCGTTCGAGAACGAGCGGTTCCGCTTCTACGGCACCGAGCTGCAGGGCACGCCCGCCCAGGAGCCCCGCTGGCAGCGTGCGGCCCGCACGGTGGACGGCGAGATCGGCGAGGCGCTCGGCCAGTTGTATGTCGCGCAATACTATCCGCCGGAGGCCAAGGCCCGGATGGAAGTGATGATCCACAACATCGTCGCCGTCATGCGCGACCGCCTCGGCCAGCTCGAGTGGATGACGCCGGCGACGCGCCAGAAGGCGCTCGCGAAGTTCGACCGCTTCTACGCCAAGGTCGGCCACCCCGAGAAGTGGCGCGACTACTCGACGGTCAAGATCGTGCACGGCGACTATTTCGCGAACATCCGCGCCGCGAACCAGTTCGAGGACAAGCGCAACCTCGCGAAGCTGGGCACGAAGGTGGACAAGACCGAGTGGTTCATGTCGCCCCCGACGGTCAACGCCTACTTCGACCCGACGGCCAACAACATCAACTTTCCCGCCGGCATCCTCCAGCCGCCGTTCTTCGACTTCACGCTCGACGACGCCGTCAACTACGGCGGCATCGGCGCGGTCATCGGCCACGAGATCACGCACGGCTTCGACGACCAGGGCCGCCACTATGACGGCGACGGCAACCTGAGCGAGTGGTGGACCGATGCCGACGCCAAGGAGTTCCAGGCCCGCGCCCAGAAGGTCATCGACCAATTCGACGGCTACGAGGTGCTGCCCGGCGTGCACGTGAAGGGCGCGCTGACCCTCGGTGAGAACATCGCCGACCTCGGCGGCGTCACGCTCGCCTACGAGGCGCTCGAGCGCTCGCTCGTCGGCAAGGAGCGCAAGCTGATCGACGGGTTCACCCCGGAGCAGCGGTTCTTCCTCGCCTGGGCGCAGGTCTGGCGCACGAACATCCGCGACGCCGAGCAGGCGCGCCGCGTCAACATCGACCCGCACGCCCCCGGCTGGTGCCGCGCCATCGGGCCGCTGGTGAACTTCCAGCCCTTCTACGACGCCTTCAACATCAAGGAAGGCGACCCGATGTGGGTCCCGCCCGAGAAGCGCGCCAAGATCTGGTGA